The DNA segment GCAGGCCGAGGATCCGCCGATACCGATCGTCGGTGCAGCAACCTCTTGGGTAATCTGGCGCGCGAGCGGCTCCGAAACAGCTTCGATGACGATGGCGAAGGCGCCGGCATCGGAAATGGCGCGAGCATCCTCGAGGATGATTGCGGCGCTCGCTTCATCACGCCCAAGCGCGCGGAACGAACCGAGCGTGTTGATCGACTGCGGGGTCAGGCCGATATGGCCCATCACCGGCACCCCTCGATCCGCCAGAAACCGCACGGTCTCGGCCATGCGGCTACCACCCTCCAGCTTGATCGCGCCGGCACCGGTCTCCTTCAGCACCCTGGCGGCAGTAGCAAAGGCCTGCTGGGGCGAACCCTCATAAGAGCCGAAAGGCAGATCCACGACCACCAGCGCACGCCTGGAACCACGCATGACCGCCTGCCCCTGCAGGATCATCATCTCGACCGTGACCGGAATCGTCGTCTCCAGGCCATGCATCACATTGCCCAGCGAATCGCCCACCAGCATGAAATCCACATGAGGGTCGATGAGGCGGGCCGTATGGGCATGGTAGGCCGTGAGCGACACGATTGGCTCGCCGCCTTTCCTCGCGCGAATATCCGGAGCTGTGAGCCTGCGAACGACGGACTGGACGGACATTGCGGACAATTTCCTCTTATTTTCTTTGGGCTTAGTCAGCCCATTACCGGCACCCCGACAATGTACGGGTGGAACCAGAATGCGAGGGCCGCATAAAGCACGACACCGCCGATAACCGCAACGATATCCCCTCCCCATCCTGCCGGCGCCAACGGCAGAGGATCCCCGCGCCGCTTGGCCGTGATCCGCATCATGACGGCCCAGCCAAGCATGACGAGCGCAAGCGTCACCGTCGCGGCATCGCCATTGGCCAACAGATGCGCCAGCGCCCAAATTTTCACGGCGACGAGGAAGGGAAACTTGAGCCGCGCCTTGATGTGGCTCGGCGCGAACTGGGCCACCGCGGAAATGCAGGCCAATAACATCAGCAGGAGGGCAAGATGCCTGAGGCCGACGGGAGGCACGTAGAGCTGCGCCGGCCCCGCGGCCCGCCAGTCGCCATAGCCATAAGCGATCAGCAGCACGCCGGCGGCGGCCAGCACGCCGTGGATCGCCTGATAGGGTCCCTTGCCCAGCCGGCCGATGGCCGCCGCCCGCAACGATCGGCGGGCCGAGACGAGATGAATGGCGACGAACAGCACAAGTCCGGCCAGCATTAGGATCATGGCAGCGCTCCCAGGTAGAATCGGCGCGACGCTAGAGTGTTTCCAATCCGGGCGCCATCCACCGGCATCTACGGCGCCTCCCTGTTGGCCTGAGAGGCGCGCCCCAGGGAAACCCGCGCAAACCATAATCTCTCAATATACTCCCGTTCCCCGCCCTTACGTGTAACAGTGCATACGGAATGGGAGAGGGGTTATGAGGCGCCTGATCGCTGCGTTAGCCGGACTAATACTTGTTTCGTTCGCCACGCCCACCTGCGCTCAAGTCGTCGTTGCACATGTCGACCTGTCAACGCAACGCATGGAAGTCTGGGTCAACGGCTGGCGTCAGTATATATGGCAGGTATCCACGGCACGTTCTGGATATCGCACACCCGTGGGATCGTTCAGGCCACAGCGCATGTACAAGCGGTACTTCTCACGCAAGTATTACAATTCGCCCATGCCTTATTCGATTTTCTTTCATGGCGGATATGCCATTCACGGGACGAATGACCTGAAGCGACTTGGTCGCCCGGCTTCGCATGGCTGTATCCGCCTCCATCCCGGCAACGCCTCGACCCTTTATTCCCTGGTGAGCACATATGGCCGGAACAACACCGCAATTGTCATCACACGTTGAATAGGGCCAACACCGAAGCCGATCCGTCGGGTTGGTCCCTGCTACATAGCTGGACCGCAAAGCGGATTGGCGCGTTCCAGTTTCTGGTCGACTACGTGATCGGATTGGGACTTGCGTTCCATGGCGCGTACGTCACCCGCGTCGTGCCACTCCTTGCGGCGGCGGCCCTCTCCCTTTTTCTTTGCGACTTGGCGGCGCTCATCGGCGCCGCCGACAGGCACCGAGGCCGAAGGGCACAGTGAACGTGCACATACGGCTGGCTGAGCTTCCCTGCTGAACGGCAGAACACCGATAAGGCGCCAAACAGTGCTAGGCAGCCTTCTTCACGTCCTTCACGTCGGTAAACACGATACCGGGCCACCGATCGCCAGTGTAGCCGATCATGAATGATGAGGGGCTCAGAAAGACGAGGTCGCCGTCCAGATCATCCGCCGTCGAGAGACGGTTGGCCGCCGCGAAATCATCGAGCTTCTTCGCATCGTCACAGGTGACCCAGCGGGCAAGCTGGAACTCACTGTTGTCGAAGCCGACGTCGAGCCCGTACTCCGCATCCAATCGGTTTCTCAGCACGTCGAGCTGCAGCGGGCCAACCACACCGACCAAAGCAGGCGAGCCATCGGTCGGACGAAATACCTGGACCACGCCCTCTTCCGCCATTTCCTGAAGCGCCTGCCTGAGCTTCTTGGCCTTCATCGCGTCGGACAGCTTCACCCGGCGCAGGATTTCCGGCGCGAAGCTCGGCACGCCGACAAAGTTGATCTCCTCGCCCTCGGTCAGCGTGTCGCCGATGCGCAGGTTTCCATGGTTGGGGATGCCGACAACGTCACCGGCATAGGCCTCCTCGGCAAGCTGGCGGTCCTGCGCGAAGAAAAACTGCGGCGTCGAGAGGCTCATCGGCTTGCCGGTGCGCACCAGCTTGGCCTTCATCCCACGCGTGAGCTTCCCCGAGCACAGCCGTGCGAAGGCGATGCGGTCGCGATGGTTCGGATCCATATTCGCCTGGATCTTGAACACGAAAGCCGTCATGCGCGCTTCTTCGGCTTCGACGCGGCGCTTGTCGGCATCCTGCGCGCGCGGGGGCGGCGCATATCTGCCAAGCCCCTCCAGCAGATCGCCGACGCCGAAATTACGCAGCGCGGAACCGAAATAGACCGGGGTCAGGTGGCCTTCGAGGAAGGACCCGAGATCGAACGGGTTGCAGCCCTCGCGCACCAGTCCAAGTTCCTCGGCGAGAGCACCCTCGTCCAGCGTGACATTGAGCGCGGCAATCTCCGCCATGCTCATCTGTCGGAGCGGGCCGGTCTTGCCCTCGTCGCCGTCGAGCAACCGCATGCCGCCGGTGGCGACGTCCATTGTGCCGACGAAGTCGCGCCCGCGCCCAACCGGCCAGGTCATCGGCGAGGTATCGAGCGCCAGTGTCTTCTCGATCTCGTCGAGTATCTCGAACGGATCGCGGCTCTCGCGGTCCATCTTGTTGATGAAGGTAATGATCGGGATGTCGCGCAGCCGGCAGACTTCCAGCAGTTTGCGCGTGCGCGCCTCGATACCCTTGGCGGCGTCGATAACCATCACCGCCGCGTCGACCGCTGTCAGCGTGCGATAGGTGTCTTCAGAAAAGTCCTCATGCCCCGGCGTGTCCAGCAAGTTGAACACATGGTTCTCGAACTCGAAGGTCATGACCGAGGTCGCCACCGAGATGCCGCGCTCGCGCTCGATCGCCATCCAATCCGAGCGTGTCGAACGGCGGTCCTTCTTGGCGCGCACCTGCCCGGCAAGCTGAATCGCGCCGCCGAACAGCAGCAGCTTTTCGGTCAGTGTCGTCTTGCCCGCGTCCGGATGCGAGATGATCGCGAATGTGCGCCGGCGCGCCACTTCGAGGGCGATCGGCGATGCGGCGGAGTTCGAAAGTGCGTTCATGACCGCCGACATGGCAGGGAAGCGTGACAGGTTCAAGAGGTGCATGGTTTCATGGGGCGCATTTCGGGCGCGTGGCGGCGACGGTGCGCGGCCATCGTCCCTCCCCGACTTCCGGATCCCTCCTCCTGCGAGCTCGGATCGTCGGCACAGGATTGCGATACGTCCAACGGGCGTTCAGGCCGGTCCGAGCCGACTACGATGATATGCTAGCAGGCAAGAAGTAGCCCGGCGCCTCGCTCGTGCTGTCCCGCCGTTCACGCCCGTTCCGCCAGGGTCAGCTTCCGAACGTCGCCGCGTAGATGTCCGGCTTGAAGCCAACGAAGAGCTTCCCGCCGGCATCCAGCACCGGCCGCTTGATGAGCGAAGGCTGCGCCTGCATCAGTCGAAGCGCTTTCGCCTCATCGATATCGGCCTTGTCCGCCTCGGAGAGCTTGCGGAAGGTGGTGCCGGCGCGGTTGAGCAGCACTTCCCAGCCCACCTTGCCCGTCCATTCCCGCAGATGCGCCGCGTCGATGCCCGATGTCTTGTAGTCATGGAAGGCATAGGCGACGCCATGCCCCTCCAGCCAGGCCCTCGCCTTCTTCATCGTGTCGCAGTTCTTGATGCCGTAGATTGTGACAGCCACGCTCATTCCTCAGCCTTGTTCGACGATCCGCGCCACGGCGCGCCTCGTCATAACGCCGGCCAGATGGGCGCGATAGGCGCCGGTGCCATGGATGTCCGCGATCATCTCCTCGCCATCAAGCGCCAGAGAGGCCAGTGCGGCGGGCGTGAAATCGTCCGCGAGCGCTGCCTCGGCCACGGTCCAGCGGAAGACACCGTTCTGACCCGCGCCTGTAATGGCGACACGCACCTCAAGCCCACCTCGCCAGACCAGCGCACCCGCCATGGCATAGCGCGACGCCGGGTTCGGGAATTTGGCGTAGCTGGCCTTACCACCGATCGGAAAGAGGATGCGGAGGATGATCTCGTCCGGCTCCAGCGCCGTCTCGAACAGCCCGAGGAAAAAATCGGACGCCGCAATCTCTCGCCGGTCGGTGACGATGGTCGCCGCAAGGGCGAGACACGCGGCGGGATAATCGGCCGACGGGTCGTTGTTCGCGATCGAACCGCCGATCGTGCCGCGATTGCGCACCGCAGGATCGCCAATCACTCCGGCGAGTTCGGCCAGGACCGGCAATGCCTCGCGCACGAGCGCCGAGGACGCGACATCGGCATGGCGCGTCATCGCGCCAATCACCAGAGCCTCGCCCTCGCGCGATATCCCCTCGAGGCCGGGAACGGCGGACAGGTCGATCAGATCGGTGGGGCTCGCGAGGCGCTGCTTCAGCGTGGCGATCAGGGTCTGCCCGCCCGCGAGCAGCTTGGCCTCGTCATTGCCGGCCAGCAGACCGCATACGGCGTCCAGGTCAGCGGGACGATGATAGGTGAAGGGGAACATGCGCCGACCGCTCCTTGCGTCACTCGGCAGCGGCGGGAATCGCCGCCATTGCCTGCGCACCCGCCATGATAGCGAGCACGATGTTGTGGTAGCCGGTGCAGCGACAGATGTTGCCCTCCAGCTCGGCGCGCACTGTGTGCTCGTCCAAATTCGTCCCGTGGCGCCGGACGATATCGATTCCGGCCATAATCATGCCTGGCGTGCAGAAGCCACATTGCAGGCCGTGATGCTCCCGAAAGGCCTCCTGCATGGGATGCAGACGCTCGCTGGCACCGATCCCCTCGACGGTCAGCACGTTGGCCCCATCGGCCTGAACAGCCAGCACCGAACAGGCTTTCACCGCCACTCCGTCGAGATGAACCGTGCAGGCACCGCACTGGCTGGTATCGCACGCGACATGCGTGCCTGTGAGCTGCAGCTCGTCGCGCAACAGCTGGACCAGCAGTGTCCGCGCGTCGACCGTCGCTGTCACGGGCGCGCCATTTACGTTCATTATCAGGGTCTGCATCGGCTTGCTCCCGGTCGCCTAATGCCTCGTTGCACTGCTACGCTTTCGTGTCCGCCATCCCGGAGGGGACCGGAGAAACCACCTTGCCGAAAGCCCCGAAGAACTCACCGGCGAGCTTTTTGGCGGTGCTGTCGATCAGCCGCGCACCGAGTTGAGCCATCTTGCCACCGACATTCGCCTGCGCCTCGTAGTTCAGTATGGTCGCCTCGTCCTCTTCCACCAGCCAGACCCGCGCGCCCCCCTTCGCGAAGCCGGCAACACCGCCCTGCCCCTCACCTGTGATGCGATAGGCACTGGGAGGCTCCAGCTCGGACAGTGTGACAGCGCCAGCGAAGGTGGCCTTCATCGGCCCGATCTTCAACACGACCTTAGCCGAGAACTCGGTCGGCGAAGCCTGTGTCAATTCCTGACAACCGGGAATGCACTGACGCAGCACGTTGGGGTCGTTCAGCGCGCGCCACACGTGTTCCCGGGATGCCTCGATGCGTTGTGAGCCGGTTAAGTCCATGATTCACCTGATCGTTTCTGGCATGTGCATGCCGGCGGGGGCGTGGCTCCCCCCATTGTTTCATTGCAACCGCCCCGAACCTTATGAGGCGTAAATAATCGGCCTTCGCCGCCGCTGGATCGAGCCCAGCCGGCGCGGGACACAGCAACGCCCGTGCCAAGCGCCGCAGCACGGGTGTTGCGGCGGCATGTTCCCCGTTATCAGCTCCCGGACGCTGCCTGTATGCCCGCATCCGTGGCGCTTGTTGCATAAAATTCACGCACCCCTAAGTGCCAATCATTGTTGAGCAAAAACCCAACATTGATATGGTCACATAGCACACCATACCTGCCGCAGGGAAAGTGCCCCCAAGAAAGCGCGGCAGGACAGCCTTCCCCGAGGCCCCTCGACCTGTGGGGCAACGTCCGCAAACGGCTCCAGAACAGGGAGACTGACATGTCCAAACAGGGTTTTCTCCGGTCCGCGCAGCTCGCCTTGATGGCGAGCAGTCTTGCGACAGGCCTCCTCGCGACAGTGCCCGCCCGGGCGCAGGACGCCGAAACAATCAAGATCGGCGCGCCGCTCGCCCTCACAGGTGGCCTTGCCGATGAAGGCAAGAAGCAGGACATCGTGTGGAAGATGTGGGTCGAGAAGGTCAATGACGCCGGCGGCCTTCAGGTCGGCGACAAGAAAATGAAGGTCGAGCTGATTGAATATGACTATCAGTCAGAAGGTCAGCGCGCCGGACAGCTCGCAGAAAAGCTGATCAATGACGACAAGGTGCAGTTCTTGTTCGCGCCCTTCGGCTCTGGTCATACTAAGATCGTGGCCGGTGTCGGCGAGCGTTACCAGATTCCGACCATCGCCTGCGTCGCTTCCTCCGAATCCGTCTTCGACCAGAGCTTCAAGCACCTGTTCGGCACCTTGTCGCCGAATGGCGGCATGACGACCGCCATGGTGAAGTTCTTCAAGGAGAAGTTCCCGGAAACCAAGACCATGGCGGTTCTGGGCCGCGACGACGTGTTTCCGAAGTCGATGGCGGAAGGCATCGCCAAGGCCGCGGAAGCCGAGGGTCTGACCGTCGCCTACAAGGAACTCTATCCTGTCGGCACCATGGACCACGCCGCTGCGCTCTCCTCCATCAAGGCGACCAACCCGGACTGGATCTACGTCACCGGCTACACCCAGGACCTCATCCTGGCGCGCAAGCAGATGCAGGACCTCGGTGTCACTGCACCGATCGTCACCATGGTCACCGGCCCGTCCTACAAGGAATTCACCGAGGGTCTGGGCAAGCTTGCCGATGGCGTGACCTCATCGAGCTGGTGGCACCATGCCACGAGCTATGAAGGCCAGGGCGTGTGGCCGACGACCGCTGCCTTCTATGAGGCTTTCAAGGCCAAGACCGGCGGCGACCCCGACTATGTCCACGGCTCGTGCGCGGCTGCCGGCGAAGTGATTGCCGACGCGGTCAAGCGGACCGGCTCGCTGGACAAGGCCAAGGTACGCGACGCGATCGCCGCGACGGACATCCAGACCTTCTACGGGCCCATCAAGTTCGGCCCGAACGGCATGAACCTCGTGCGCGAGCTGCCGATCATCCAGGTCCAGGACGAGGACATCAAGGTCCTGGCCCCGGCCAACATCAAGAACGCCGACATGATCGCGATGCCCAAGTGATCGGGCATCGGGCTAATGGGCTTTGTGTGAGCAGACCAATGCAATGACGAACCAGACCGGATGCCGCTACCAGCGGCATCCGGTCCACCCTATCGGAGGACGTCGCCTTGCCGCTCTTTCCCTCACTGCCTGAAGATGCCTTGGTCAAGGACATCTACCCGCTCAACCCGCCGCTGTTCCGCGAATGGTGCAAGGTCGAGGAATCGATCATGCGCGGCCCATCCGTGTTCTCGCCGGGTGAGCGCGAACTGATGGGCGCGTATTGCTCCCAGCTTAATTCCTGCAGCTACTGCCACTCTTCCCACTGGGAGGCTGCCAAGCTTTTCGGAATAGACGAGGCCGTTTTCGACCCCTTGATGAAGGACATCGAAACCGCGCCGATCGATGACAAGCTCAAGCCGGTCTTCCGCTATCTGAACAAGCTGACGCTGACGCCCTACAAAATGGTGCAGTCGGATGCCGATGCGGTCCTGGCCGCGGGCTGGGACGAGCGGGCGCTTCAGGACATCATTCTGGTGTGCTGCTGCTACGCCTTCATGAACCGCCTCGTCGACGGTCACGGATTGCCTTCCGATCCCGAACTATTCGCCGCGCGTGGCCAGCGCCATTTCCGCGAGGGCTATGTCGCCCAGTATGCCGAGGAGACCTCATGACCGCGCCCCTCGCGAAGCCAATCGGCGTGTGACCCGATGGCCATCTATTTCCAGACCATTGCCAATGGCCTGATGCTCGGCGCGCTCTATGCCTGCCTGGCGGTCGGCTTCTCGCTCGTGTGGGGCGTGTTGAACGTGATCAACATGCTCCACGGATCGTTCATCATCCTCGGCGGGTACATCACCTACTTCGCGTGGCACTTCTACGGCATCCATCCGGTCGCGATGCTGCCGGTGGTTGCCGTACTCATGTTCACCCTCGGCTTCGTCCTGCAGCGTGTCGCGATCAACCGCGTCGTCAGCGCGCCCGTTTTGACCACGCTGACACTGACGTTCGGGCTGGACATGATCCTTTACAACGTGATGACCTACTGGTTCACGGCCACCCCGCGACGCATCACGCTGGATCTGGGCGCGGTGAACCTTGGCTCCGTCGTGCTTCCCGTCGACCGGCTGCTCGGCACCGCCCTCGCCCTGCTCCTGACCTTCCTGCTCTATGCGGTCATGCGCGGCTCCAACATCGGCCGCGCCATCGTCGCGGTGCGTATGGACCGTACCGCCGCTGAGCTGATGGGTATTCGCACGGACCGCATCTACGCGATCACCTTCGGCATCGGCGCGCTCATGGCCGGCGTCGCCGGTGTTGTGTTCGCGATGGTATTCCCGATCACCACGAATGTTACCGGAACCTGGCTCGGCAAGGCTTTCGTTGTCTGCGTCGTCGGAGGCCTCGGCTCGGTGCCGGGCGCTCTGGTCGGCGGGCTTGTTCTTGGCCTCGTTGAGAGCTTCGCCGGGTTCTGGTTCGGCCCGCAGCAGGCCATGACCGCCGG comes from the Ancylobacter pratisalsi genome and includes:
- the panB gene encoding 3-methyl-2-oxobutanoate hydroxymethyltransferase; this encodes MSVQSVVRRLTAPDIRARKGGEPIVSLTAYHAHTARLIDPHVDFMLVGDSLGNVMHGLETTIPVTVEMMILQGQAVMRGSRRALVVVDLPFGSYEGSPQQAFATAARVLKETGAGAIKLEGGSRMAETVRFLADRGVPVMGHIGLTPQSINTLGSFRALGRDEASAAIILEDARAISDAGAFAIVIEAVSEPLARQITQEVAAPTIGIGGSSACDGQILVLEDMLGLSDRVPRFVKKFADIGPAIGEAVEAYASEVRARSFPAAEHTYAPKKT
- a CDS encoding NnrU family protein, giving the protein MILMLAGLVLFVAIHLVSARRSLRAAAIGRLGKGPYQAIHGVLAAAGVLLIAYGYGDWRAAGPAQLYVPPVGLRHLALLLMLLACISAVAQFAPSHIKARLKFPFLVAVKIWALAHLLANGDAATVTLALVMLGWAVMMRITAKRRGDPLPLAPAGWGGDIVAVIGGVVLYAALAFWFHPYIVGVPVMG
- a CDS encoding L,D-transpeptidase encodes the protein MRRLIAALAGLILVSFATPTCAQVVVAHVDLSTQRMEVWVNGWRQYIWQVSTARSGYRTPVGSFRPQRMYKRYFSRKYYNSPMPYSIFFHGGYAIHGTNDLKRLGRPASHGCIRLHPGNASTLYSLVSTYGRNNTAIVITR
- a CDS encoding peptide chain release factor 3; amino-acid sequence: MSAVMNALSNSAASPIALEVARRRTFAIISHPDAGKTTLTEKLLLFGGAIQLAGQVRAKKDRRSTRSDWMAIERERGISVATSVMTFEFENHVFNLLDTPGHEDFSEDTYRTLTAVDAAVMVIDAAKGIEARTRKLLEVCRLRDIPIITFINKMDRESRDPFEILDEIEKTLALDTSPMTWPVGRGRDFVGTMDVATGGMRLLDGDEGKTGPLRQMSMAEIAALNVTLDEGALAEELGLVREGCNPFDLGSFLEGHLTPVYFGSALRNFGVGDLLEGLGRYAPPPRAQDADKRRVEAEEARMTAFVFKIQANMDPNHRDRIAFARLCSGKLTRGMKAKLVRTGKPMSLSTPQFFFAQDRQLAEEAYAGDVVGIPNHGNLRIGDTLTEGEEINFVGVPSFAPEILRRVKLSDAMKAKKLRQALQEMAEEGVVQVFRPTDGSPALVGVVGPLQLDVLRNRLDAEYGLDVGFDNSEFQLARWVTCDDAKKLDDFAAANRLSTADDLDGDLVFLSPSSFMIGYTGDRWPGIVFTDVKDVKKAA
- a CDS encoding ArsC family reductase, which translates into the protein MAVTIYGIKNCDTMKKARAWLEGHGVAYAFHDYKTSGIDAAHLREWTGKVGWEVLLNRAGTTFRKLSEADKADIDEAKALRLMQAQPSLIKRPVLDAGGKLFVGFKPDIYAATFGS
- a CDS encoding FAD binding domain-containing protein, producing the protein MFPFTYHRPADLDAVCGLLAGNDEAKLLAGGQTLIATLKQRLASPTDLIDLSAVPGLEGISREGEALVIGAMTRHADVASSALVREALPVLAELAGVIGDPAVRNRGTIGGSIANNDPSADYPAACLALAATIVTDRREIAASDFFLGLFETALEPDEIILRILFPIGGKASYAKFPNPASRYAMAGALVWRGGLEVRVAITGAGQNGVFRWTVAEAALADDFTPAALASLALDGEEMIADIHGTGAYRAHLAGVMTRRAVARIVEQG
- a CDS encoding (2Fe-2S)-binding protein — its product is MQTLIMNVNGAPVTATVDARTLLVQLLRDELQLTGTHVACDTSQCGACTVHLDGVAVKACSVLAVQADGANVLTVEGIGASERLHPMQEAFREHHGLQCGFCTPGMIMAGIDIVRRHGTNLDEHTVRAELEGNICRCTGYHNIVLAIMAGAQAMAAIPAAAE
- a CDS encoding SRPBCC family protein, with protein sequence MDLTGSQRIEASREHVWRALNDPNVLRQCIPGCQELTQASPTEFSAKVVLKIGPMKATFAGAVTLSELEPPSAYRITGEGQGGVAGFAKGGARVWLVEEDEATILNYEAQANVGGKMAQLGARLIDSTAKKLAGEFFGAFGKVVSPVPSGMADTKA
- a CDS encoding amino acid ABC transporter substrate-binding protein; the encoded protein is MSKQGFLRSAQLALMASSLATGLLATVPARAQDAETIKIGAPLALTGGLADEGKKQDIVWKMWVEKVNDAGGLQVGDKKMKVELIEYDYQSEGQRAGQLAEKLINDDKVQFLFAPFGSGHTKIVAGVGERYQIPTIACVASSESVFDQSFKHLFGTLSPNGGMTTAMVKFFKEKFPETKTMAVLGRDDVFPKSMAEGIAKAAEAEGLTVAYKELYPVGTMDHAAALSSIKATNPDWIYVTGYTQDLILARKQMQDLGVTAPIVTMVTGPSYKEFTEGLGKLADGVTSSSWWHHATSYEGQGVWPTTAAFYEAFKAKTGGDPDYVHGSCAAAGEVIADAVKRTGSLDKAKVRDAIAATDIQTFYGPIKFGPNGMNLVRELPIIQVQDEDIKVLAPANIKNADMIAMPK
- a CDS encoding carboxymuconolactone decarboxylase family protein; translated protein: MPLFPSLPEDALVKDIYPLNPPLFREWCKVEESIMRGPSVFSPGERELMGAYCSQLNSCSYCHSSHWEAAKLFGIDEAVFDPLMKDIETAPIDDKLKPVFRYLNKLTLTPYKMVQSDADAVLAAGWDERALQDIILVCCCYAFMNRLVDGHGLPSDPELFAARGQRHFREGYVAQYAEETS
- a CDS encoding branched-chain amino acid ABC transporter permease; this translates as MAIYFQTIANGLMLGALYACLAVGFSLVWGVLNVINMLHGSFIILGGYITYFAWHFYGIHPVAMLPVVAVLMFTLGFVLQRVAINRVVSAPVLTTLTLTFGLDMILYNVMTYWFTATPRRITLDLGAVNLGSVVLPVDRLLGTALALLLTFLLYAVMRGSNIGRAIVAVRMDRTAAELMGIRTDRIYAITFGIGALMAGVAGVVFAMVFPITTNVTGTWLGKAFVVCVVGGLGSVPGALVGGLVLGLVESFAGFWFGPQQAMTAGFVLMLILLLTRPTGLVGVKGYE